Proteins found in one Tamandua tetradactyla isolate mTamTet1 chromosome 1, mTamTet1.pri, whole genome shotgun sequence genomic segment:
- the SCAND1 gene encoding SCAN domain-containing protein 1 produces MAAPLEKQGANPSSVTERNLAASSPIPVASPPAPEPSSPNAAPPEAIPRPPATASAASQLPIAPQSPGPVPPAQAAPRSLPRPGGAGFGPETFRQRFRQFRYHDAAGPREAFRQLRELSRQWLRPDIRTKEQIVEMLVQEQLLAILPEAARDRRRGRSSDVRIAG; encoded by the coding sequence ATGGCGGCACCGTTGGAGAAGCAAGGAGCCAACCCGAGCTCGGTCACGGAACGTAACTTGGCGGCTTCTTCTCCGATTCCAGTGGCCTCACCGCCTGCCCCCGAGCCCTCCAGCCCCAACGCCGCACCCCCCGAAGCGATTCCTAGGCCTCCCGCGACGGCCTCCGCGGCCTCGCAATTGCCCATCGCGCCTCAGTCCCCAGGCCCGGTGCCGCCTGCCCAAGCCGCACCGCGTTCCCTGCCGAGGCCTGGCGGCGCCGGCTTCGGCCCGGAAACCTTCCGCCAGCGCTTCCGGCAGTTTCGCTATCATGATGCGGCCGGCCCACGGGAGGCATTCCGGCAGCTGCGGGAGCTTTCCCGCCAGTGGCTGCGGCCGGACATCCGCACCAAGGAGCAGATCGTGGAGATGCTGGTGCAGGAGCAGCTTCTCGCCATCCTCCCCGAGGCGGCGCGGGACCGGCGGCGGGGCCGCAGCAGCGATGTGCGCATCGCGGGTTGA